From a single Candidatus Eremiobacterota bacterium genomic region:
- a CDS encoding metallophosphoesterase, with protein MDGQSEAGSFRTAPGASAKELSFYAYGDTRANHYLWGPVNDHENVCKAIMSDMSGSALRQTLILNDGDVVRHGLDEAYWDTQYFNRCYPGQMQLESTLPIMTSIGNHECYLSNCAGIDSVIGGQLLLKYWPYAMFPRNDRFYYSFDYGPIHVAVVDTWMHRDYTPGTDQYEWLSKDLDSAGKAWKIVFMHTPAWDCMFVDDDIINGLTPLFTQKGVRLVIAERITGMHAISSRGLPERREYEYSMISIPEIICRGAITQASLAA; from the coding sequence GTGGACGGCCAGAGCGAGGCCGGCTCCTTCAGGACAGCTCCCGGCGCATCGGCAAAGGAGCTCTCCTTCTATGCCTACGGTGATACAAGGGCAAACCATTACCTGTGGGGGCCCGTCAATGACCATGAGAACGTCTGCAAGGCGATCATGAGCGATATGAGCGGGAGCGCTCTCCGGCAGACTCTTATCCTCAACGACGGGGACGTGGTCCGCCATGGCCTCGACGAAGCCTACTGGGACACCCAGTACTTCAATCGCTGCTACCCGGGCCAGATGCAGCTCGAATCGACGCTGCCGATCATGACTTCTATCGGAAACCACGAATGCTACCTCTCCAACTGCGCCGGCATCGACTCCGTGATAGGCGGGCAGCTTCTTCTGAAATACTGGCCCTATGCCATGTTCCCGCGCAATGATCGCTTCTACTACTCCTTCGACTACGGGCCGATCCACGTCGCAGTCGTCGATACATGGATGCATCGCGATTACACCCCCGGCACGGACCAGTACGAGTGGCTGTCAAAAGACCTGGACAGCGCCGGTAAAGCCTGGAAGATAGTCTTCATGCACACGCCGGCCTGGGACTGCATGTTCGTCGACGATGACATCATCAATGGGCTGACTCCCCTCTTCACGCAGAAGGGGGTGAGGCTGGTCATTGCGGAGCGGATTACGGGTATGCACGCAATCTCATCTCGCGGGCTCCCTGAGAGGCGAGAGTATGAATACTCTATGATAAGTATACCAGAGATTATCTGCAGAGGCGCTATTACCCAGGCTTCTTTGGCAGCATGA
- a CDS encoding carboxypeptidase regulatory-like domain-containing protein, whose protein sequence is MRNRLLLPLTLLMAALLLAFTLTGCGQSASSPAPLVGYGGSFEPSPSPLPSPSSSPSPSPSVSPSQGTTGTVTGIVYDSDSHEEIQGAQVIIGGKTTLSDWIGHYEIDGLSPGTAQVTASCQGYLGYSGSMTILLQGHRGRPERGRLLQDSSRRIGKGALLLCLR, encoded by the coding sequence ATGCGGAATCGTTTATTGCTCCCTCTCACTCTTTTGATGGCAGCGCTTCTCCTGGCGTTCACACTCACCGGCTGCGGGCAGAGCGCCTCATCACCGGCGCCTCTGGTGGGTTACGGCGGCTCTTTCGAGCCATCTCCTTCGCCCCTTCCCTCCCCGAGCTCATCGCCGAGCCCCTCGCCATCAGTCAGCCCTTCACAGGGCACCACCGGCACCGTCACCGGCATCGTCTACGACAGTGATTCACATGAAGAAATCCAGGGAGCCCAGGTCATCATCGGCGGCAAGACCACGCTCAGCGACTGGATCGGCCACTATGAAATAGATGGTCTTTCCCCCGGGACCGCGCAGGTGACTGCCAGCTGCCAGGGATACCTCGGTTATTCGGGTTCAATGACCATACTATTACAGGGTCACCGTGGACGGCCAGAGCGAGGCCGGCTCCTTCAGGACAGCTCCCGGCGCATCGGCAAAGGAGCTCTCCTTCTATGCCTACGGTGA
- a CDS encoding GNAT family N-acetyltransferase gives MSARGVEKQIEIREIQQGDFPEFRSIMRDFYRHAGNRIPENVEMELLFTRATHRQSNLVFIAAFDKGELIGILSLTFGESSYEVAPFAWCDDVYVNENHRNKGIGRMLLQRAQEIAKKRKCSSILLGVGQDEIGAQKFYQSLGFIDLNSKLMSLPVERAEGEGNIHVRALNPDERTWVSQFITHHWGDEQVIARGIIYYPHQLPGLVALYDQQRVGLLTYHIEGGSCEIVTLNSTKSSMGMGTALIEAVKASARQEGCKRLWLVTSNDNLNALRFYQKRGFELVAVHRNGITHMRTLKPMIPLRGADQIPLRDEIELEMLL, from the coding sequence GTGTCCGCCAGAGGAGTTGAGAAGCAGATAGAAATTCGTGAGATTCAACAGGGAGATTTTCCTGAATTTCGCAGTATTATGCGGGATTTTTACCGCCATGCCGGCAACCGGATACCGGAAAATGTTGAAATGGAACTATTATTTACCAGGGCGACACACCGGCAAAGCAACCTGGTTTTCATTGCCGCCTTTGATAAGGGAGAACTGATTGGAATACTCTCTTTAACTTTTGGGGAAAGCAGCTATGAAGTGGCACCTTTTGCCTGGTGTGATGATGTATATGTCAATGAAAATCACAGGAATAAAGGCATTGGCAGAATGCTGCTCCAGAGAGCTCAAGAAATTGCCAAAAAGCGAAAGTGCTCAAGTATCCTTCTTGGAGTAGGACAGGATGAAATCGGGGCGCAGAAGTTTTACCAATCCCTCGGATTTATTGATCTGAACAGCAAGCTCATGAGCCTGCCGGTTGAGCGGGCAGAAGGCGAAGGAAATATTCATGTTCGTGCTCTCAATCCCGATGAACGCACCTGGGTCTCCCAATTCATAACCCACCACTGGGGAGATGAGCAGGTGATTGCTCGCGGGATCATATATTACCCGCACCAGTTGCCAGGCTTGGTTGCTCTTTATGACCAGCAAAGGGTTGGCTTGCTTACTTACCATATCGAGGGCGGGAGCTGTGAGATTGTAACTCTTAACAGCACAAAATCTTCCATGGGAATGGGAACTGCTTTAATTGAGGCAGTGAAAGCGTCTGCCCGACAGGAGGGGTGTAAGAGACTGTGGCTGGTTACTTCTAATGATAACCTGAATGCCTTGCGGTTCTATCAAAAAAGAGGATTTGAGCTGGTTGCAGTGCATAGAAATGGAATTACGCACATGCGCACGCTGAAACCTATGATTCCCTTGCGAGGTGCTGATCAAATCCCCCTGAGGGATGAAATTGAACTGGAAATGCTGCTGTAG
- a CDS encoding PE-PPE domain-containing protein — MSIGHLSALRLDAVTVNRGRGRPQVSEGEAKNEETPKDSIAVSQDLQEEEAGTPEKIAPEVPRGALGGLFDGIGKAFGGILEGIGKAVQGIFAGIFGKTTAGADEQDGEQIMQEYEPKNDSAGERARAEEADKKTSVIFVNGAGTHREEAVKGAEMLSGTLGRNVDLIHNATAMTRSEGGLLSPLINAVGMTGFLTDLQQVGDDHAGRGTNQCVEEVKNELRKRLMAGEDVDIIGHSQGTTIIARAIKELNEEHNPGINFQNLHVINMGGTAERQDYGTADFNYDHVELPGDHAAYTVGELVPEQDRARRDAEFDELIKGSIKGFLAEGGNYNRDHDPRRILDESTTAGLLNIQKIAKLFDS; from the coding sequence ATGAGCATAGGTCATCTGAGCGCGCTGAGACTTGATGCCGTCACCGTGAACAGGGGAAGAGGCAGGCCGCAAGTGTCAGAAGGGGAAGCAAAGAATGAGGAGACGCCGAAAGATTCAATAGCGGTATCACAGGACCTCCAGGAAGAAGAGGCAGGCACTCCTGAAAAGATCGCGCCTGAAGTTCCCAGGGGGGCGCTCGGTGGGCTATTTGATGGCATCGGGAAAGCCTTCGGGGGGATTCTCGAGGGGATAGGCAAAGCGGTGCAGGGAATCTTTGCGGGCATATTCGGGAAAACCACCGCAGGTGCCGATGAGCAGGATGGCGAGCAGATCATGCAGGAATACGAGCCGAAGAATGATTCGGCCGGAGAGCGGGCTCGTGCGGAGGAGGCCGATAAAAAGACCTCGGTCATCTTCGTGAATGGAGCAGGAACACACAGGGAAGAGGCAGTTAAAGGCGCAGAGATGCTCTCCGGCACGCTGGGGAGAAATGTGGATCTCATCCATAATGCGACGGCGATGACCAGGTCGGAAGGGGGGCTCCTGAGCCCTCTCATCAATGCTGTCGGCATGACAGGCTTTTTGACGGATCTTCAGCAGGTTGGTGACGATCATGCGGGGCGAGGAACGAATCAATGCGTTGAGGAAGTGAAGAACGAGCTTAGAAAACGCCTTATGGCAGGGGAAGATGTCGATATCATCGGCCACAGCCAGGGAACCACCATAATTGCGCGCGCGATCAAGGAGCTTAACGAGGAGCATAACCCGGGAATCAATTTTCAGAATCTTCATGTGATCAATATGGGGGGAACAGCGGAAAGGCAGGACTACGGCACTGCGGATTTCAACTATGATCACGTGGAGCTGCCGGGCGATCATGCGGCGTATACCGTGGGAGAGCTTGTCCCGGAGCAGGATCGCGCGAGAAGAGATGCCGAGTTCGACGAGCTTATCAAGGGCTCCATAAAAGGCTTTCTTGCCGAGGGAGGGAATTACAACAGGGATCACGACCCAAGGAGAATACTGGATGAGAGCACTACCGCGGGCCTCCTGAACATCCAGAAGATAGCAAAGCTTTTTGATAGCTGA
- a CDS encoding serine/threonine-protein kinase, which yields MHHELSAGTVLNERFSIVKVIGEGAAGVVYCADDLRETGQRCAVKEMAPLHAGEAERREALAMFRREAEILKCLDHGGLPKIIDFFSDGERHYLAMEYIAGENLHTIAKARSRPFDYRELAPWVLQILSILEYLHSQPTPVIFRDLKPSNILVTKLNRVKLIDFGIARLFAPEKTRDTFVMGTPGFSAPEQYGTWQTDGRSDLYSLAVTIYWLLTGEDPEQFAFRFPPVTQFNAAVPPWLEEALEKCLDEDPGRRFQSAAEMKGYFEEAALGRPAMPAPSYASSPPLTGWPAFQKDPPVAIFVVLGIVLKVLVFPFLVTGDKLLLATIAALAIATLAVRFFWPAPAGTAPGVGASAGP from the coding sequence TTGCACCACGAGCTCTCTGCCGGAACGGTCCTGAACGAGCGGTTCTCCATTGTCAAGGTCATCGGCGAAGGCGCTGCGGGAGTCGTGTATTGTGCCGATGATCTGCGGGAGACGGGGCAGCGCTGCGCGGTGAAGGAAATGGCACCCCTTCATGCGGGCGAGGCGGAGCGCAGGGAAGCCCTCGCCATGTTCAGGAGAGAGGCCGAAATCCTGAAATGCCTTGATCACGGCGGGCTGCCGAAGATCATCGACTTCTTCAGCGATGGAGAGCGCCACTACCTGGCAATGGAGTATATCGCCGGGGAGAACCTTCACACTATCGCCAAGGCACGGAGCAGGCCCTTCGACTACCGGGAGCTTGCCCCCTGGGTGCTTCAGATCCTCTCCATTCTTGAGTACCTGCACTCGCAGCCCACGCCGGTGATATTCAGGGATCTCAAGCCCTCCAACATCCTTGTCACAAAACTCAACCGCGTGAAGCTCATTGACTTCGGCATTGCGCGCCTCTTCGCGCCTGAAAAGACCCGCGACACCTTCGTGATGGGGACGCCGGGATTCTCCGCCCCGGAGCAGTACGGGACCTGGCAGACCGACGGGAGGAGCGATCTCTATTCCCTGGCCGTCACCATATACTGGCTGCTCACCGGCGAGGACCCCGAACAGTTCGCCTTCAGGTTCCCCCCGGTGACGCAGTTCAACGCCGCCGTGCCCCCGTGGCTTGAAGAGGCCCTCGAAAAATGCCTTGACGAGGACCCCGGACGGCGCTTTCAGTCCGCGGCCGAGATGAAAGGGTATTTTGAGGAGGCCGCCCTGGGAAGGCCCGCAATGCCCGCCCCCTCATATGCTTCATCACCGCCGCTGACCGGATGGCCTGCCTTTCAAAAGGATCCCCCCGTGGCGATCTTCGTGGTGCTCGGCATAGTGCTCAAGGTTCTGGTCTTCCCCTTTCTTGTCACAGGGGATAAACTGCTTCTCGCAACAATCGCGGCACTTGCAATTGCCACCCTGGCGGTGAGATTCTTCTGGCCCGCCCCGGCCGGCACGGCCCCGGGCGTCGGAGCTTCTGCCGGGCCATAG
- a CDS encoding PilZ domain-containing protein encodes MWPLFGRQKVTAPAKAQDSQHETNKRNLRRIKMLLIVSCQSREHQDPFQIMTDNVNVHGIKFVSTKKLFASEIISMKILLRSHFPTISAKGRVVWCDSRMMRGKSLYEGGIEFISISDEDARFFEKFIDKFGLGGFDPENTLF; translated from the coding sequence ATGTGGCCGTTATTTGGACGACAGAAAGTGACTGCCCCGGCGAAAGCCCAGGACTCTCAGCATGAGACCAACAAGAGAAATCTCAGGCGTATCAAAATGCTCCTCATAGTGAGCTGCCAGAGCCGGGAGCACCAGGATCCATTCCAGATAATGACGGATAATGTGAATGTGCACGGGATAAAGTTTGTCTCCACGAAGAAGCTTTTTGCAAGCGAGATTATCTCGATGAAGATCCTGCTCCGTTCCCATTTTCCCACGATTTCCGCCAAGGGCCGGGTCGTATGGTGCGACAGCAGGATGATGCGCGGCAAGTCCCTCTATGAGGGCGGCATTGAGTTTATTTCCATAAGCGACGAGGACGCGAGGTTTTTCGAGAAATTCATCGATAAGTTCGGTCTCGGCGGATTTGATCCCGAGAACACGCTGTTCTAA
- a CDS encoding HAD family phosphatase, giving the protein MLENISPINNQMLYGTLESPAIPEAKDTPGSAGDGFVSSKMRPLDAPGGTNLSTRGSNCEVKLSQNFAGAEADSASGCREAHTSDIPTLKPDAPYALFDFDGTLSRGFISMDFLDYAHEKGLYSDKEYRHQMDILDKYKNKTMSYDDWVEEWGRSWARGLEGRKQSDLDAAAKVFFESFKGNIYPEAERIVAELRSRGYSTVMVSAGVSETADIAGRELGFDAVIATRCKVIDGVYTGELATSLHTASGKGKMVDELEAAYGAPTFAFGDSSGDIGMLSRSRHPVCLNPNSELRTVARQKGWERMPISSGVTYLQDVLAREASSPLNENWNMAKI; this is encoded by the coding sequence ATGCTTGAAAATATATCTCCTATTAATAATCAGATGCTTTATGGCACTCTGGAATCACCTGCAATACCCGAAGCAAAAGACACTCCCGGTTCTGCAGGTGATGGTTTTGTATCTTCGAAGATGCGTCCTTTGGATGCACCCGGCGGCACAAATCTCTCAACACGGGGATCAAACTGCGAGGTAAAATTATCACAAAACTTTGCCGGGGCAGAAGCAGATAGTGCATCAGGTTGCAGAGAAGCGCACACCAGTGACATTCCCACGTTGAAGCCCGATGCGCCATACGCTTTGTTCGATTTCGATGGCACATTGAGTCGCGGCTTCATATCCATGGATTTCCTCGATTATGCTCATGAGAAAGGCCTTTACAGTGATAAGGAATACCGTCATCAGATGGACATACTGGACAAGTACAAAAATAAGACGATGTCATATGATGACTGGGTGGAAGAATGGGGACGCTCCTGGGCGCGGGGACTTGAAGGCAGGAAACAGTCGGATTTAGATGCTGCCGCCAAAGTTTTCTTTGAAAGCTTTAAGGGTAATATTTATCCGGAGGCTGAACGAATTGTCGCGGAGCTTCGCTCCCGCGGATACAGCACTGTCATGGTATCTGCAGGCGTATCCGAGACAGCGGATATCGCCGGCAGAGAGCTGGGATTTGATGCTGTCATTGCTACCCGCTGCAAGGTAATCGATGGTGTATATACAGGTGAGCTGGCAACTTCGCTGCACACGGCATCAGGTAAAGGCAAAATGGTTGATGAGCTTGAAGCCGCATATGGCGCACCCACCTTCGCCTTCGGCGACTCTTCAGGCGACATCGGCATGTTGAGCCGTTCCCGCCATCCCGTGTGCTTGAATCCCAATTCCGAATTGAGAACCGTGGCCCGCCAGAAAGGCTGGGAACGGATGCCCATATCATCTGGTGTTACCTATTTACAGGATGTTCTGGCCAGGGAAGCCTCTTCCCCGCTTAACGAAAACTGGAACATGGCAAAGATTTGA